One region of Marivirga arenosa genomic DNA includes:
- a CDS encoding chemotaxis protein CheA: MSNQKKENEYKELFLAEAMDNYEEISRFLTQLEKKTNDQELIQSLFRITHTLKGNAAGMGFNDIADLAHVLEDMFSEIRDRKIELSDDVFSAIFKGTDVLGNLISAIKEEKTVRYKGIKTKLEVIIRNANKSATGESKVPDSVEPETKKENIPSANDKDHTKEELYGENNDETQALNNKVGLSDLVQVPVGKLDNLLNLVGELIIERDRLIAMNSNISNTDFSRLNRISSDLQYSVMNVRLVQVGFLLNKFHRIVRDIAHKESKKVNLILEGAETEIDRNILHVISDSMIHLVRNAIGHGIEKEEDRIKNNKSAEGNLIIKASSESDNVILEIIDDGAGINPSKIKEKALSKGLIKAQDVDHMSQEEILMLIFRPGFSTNDQVNDISGRGVGMDVVKQSLDSIGGTIKIDSEVGKGSTFTLNLPSSMAVKSTLLFELDKQVYAIPLNYTESVISIQKKEIRKAFNGWVTVNQGNTVILVHLSEILSNYKYSAENQSRLKDNDDEDSIKIIIVKIQGKRLGFIVDHLLQQKEIIEKPLLKPVENNPFLSGVTIMGNGNVCLVLSVPGIANSYLKKVSQYNKNNMHA; encoded by the coding sequence ATGAGTAATCAGAAAAAAGAAAATGAATATAAAGAATTGTTTCTGGCGGAAGCAATGGATAATTATGAAGAGATCAGTAGGTTTTTAACGCAATTAGAAAAAAAAACGAATGACCAAGAACTTATACAATCTCTTTTTAGAATAACCCATACATTAAAAGGAAATGCTGCTGGAATGGGATTTAATGATATTGCAGATCTTGCTCATGTGCTTGAGGATATGTTTTCTGAAATCAGAGATCGTAAAATTGAATTAAGCGATGATGTTTTTTCTGCCATATTCAAGGGTACAGATGTGTTAGGGAATTTGATTTCAGCCATTAAGGAAGAAAAGACAGTTCGGTATAAAGGAATAAAAACTAAGTTAGAAGTAATTATAAGAAATGCTAATAAATCAGCTACAGGTGAATCTAAGGTTCCAGATTCAGTTGAGCCTGAAACAAAAAAAGAAAATATACCTAGCGCAAACGATAAAGACCATACAAAAGAAGAACTATATGGAGAAAATAATGATGAAACTCAAGCTTTAAATAATAAGGTAGGATTATCTGATTTGGTGCAAGTACCAGTAGGGAAACTTGACAATCTTCTGAATTTGGTAGGGGAATTAATTATTGAGCGAGATAGGCTCATTGCTATGAATTCAAATATTTCCAATACTGATTTTTCCAGACTTAACCGTATATCATCAGATCTTCAATATTCGGTTATGAATGTAAGGTTAGTACAGGTTGGTTTCTTACTAAATAAATTTCACCGAATCGTTAGGGATATTGCACATAAAGAAAGTAAAAAAGTAAACCTAATATTAGAAGGTGCTGAAACTGAGATTGACAGAAATATTCTTCACGTAATCAGTGATTCTATGATCCATTTAGTTAGAAATGCAATTGGTCATGGTATTGAAAAGGAAGAAGATAGAATTAAGAACAATAAGTCAGCTGAAGGTAACTTAATTATTAAGGCAAGTAGTGAGTCTGATAATGTTATTCTAGAAATTATTGATGACGGAGCCGGAATAAACCCTTCCAAGATAAAAGAAAAAGCGCTATCTAAAGGATTGATCAAAGCTCAAGATGTTGATCATATGAGTCAGGAGGAAATCCTGATGTTAATTTTCCGTCCTGGTTTTTCTACAAATGATCAAGTAAATGATATTTCTGGCAGAGGTGTGGGGATGGATGTAGTAAAACAATCATTAGACAGTATTGGCGGAACTATAAAGATTGATTCTGAAGTAGGTAAAGGTTCAACATTTACTTTAAATCTTCCTTCTTCAATGGCGGTGAAATCAACATTGCTTTTTGAGTTAGATAAGCAAGTATACGCTATACCTCTAAACTATACGGAATCAGTAATTTCAATTCAAAAAAAGGAAATAAGGAAGGCTTTTAATGGATGGGTTACGGTTAATCAGGGGAATACGGTTATTCTTGTTCACTTATCAGAAATACTTTCTAACTACAAATATTCTGCTGAAAACCAATCAAGACTGAAAGATAATGATGATGAAGATTCAATAAAGATCATAATTGTTAAGATTCAAGGTAAAAGACTGGGCTTTATAGTAGACCATTTACTTCAACAGAAAGAAATTATTGAAAAACCATTACTAAAGCCAGTTGAAAATAATCCCTTTCTAAGTGGAGTAACCATAATGGGGAATGGAAATGTTTGCTTGGTATTAAGTGTGCCAGGTATAGCTAATAGTTATTTAAAAAAAGTAAGTCAATACAATAAAAATAATATGCATGCATGA
- a CDS encoding CheR family methyltransferase translates to MNETRGNIEISDEELHSLTDAIQQRHGIDFSCYEVKSLRRRLTRTLSVFNLESIHELWMKILREQEFIYPFMDEISVGLTSLFRDSSLWKALEKKVLLEYTKKEKPLSIWHAGCSTGEEVYSMGILLQELNIQDNTKAWATDISNKSLKIAQDGEYHRMKFAEYNKNLNEYKLNRNLDKFTEPETLPNHFKLKRSLISHVTWEHHNLISDEFTKKFDIIFCRNVMIYFDVNSKIKLFKKFYNSLNPGGILIIGFYDAVLPFIDSIDFEILDIDSKIFIKK, encoded by the coding sequence TTGAATGAAACTAGAGGAAATATAGAAATTAGTGATGAAGAACTTCACTCTTTGACTGATGCTATTCAACAAAGACACGGAATAGATTTTAGTTGTTATGAAGTGAAGTCGTTAAGAAGAAGGTTGACCCGTACTTTAAGTGTATTCAATTTAGAATCTATTCATGAACTTTGGATGAAAATTTTAAGAGAACAGGAGTTTATTTATCCATTTATGGATGAAATTAGTGTTGGTCTAACTTCTTTGTTTCGAGATTCTAGTTTATGGAAGGCATTAGAAAAGAAAGTGCTTTTAGAATATACAAAAAAAGAAAAGCCTCTATCTATTTGGCATGCTGGATGTTCAACAGGAGAAGAGGTATATTCAATGGGAATTCTGCTTCAAGAGTTAAATATTCAAGATAATACTAAGGCATGGGCAACTGATATAAGTAATAAATCATTGAAGATTGCTCAGGATGGTGAATATCATAGAATGAAGTTTGCAGAGTATAACAAGAATTTAAATGAGTATAAGCTAAATCGAAATTTGGATAAGTTTACTGAGCCAGAGACACTTCCTAATCACTTCAAATTAAAGAGAAGTTTGATTTCACATGTTACCTGGGAACACCACAATCTTATTAGTGATGAATTTACTAAGAAATTTGATATTATCTTTTGTAGGAATGTAATGATTTATTTTGATGTAAATTCTAAAATTAAATTATTTAAAAAATTCTATAATAGTCTAAATCCAGGAGGGATTTTAATCATCGGATTTTATGATGCAGTGCTTCCATTTATAGATTCAATAGATTTTGAAATTCTAGATATTGATTCAAAAATCTTTATAAAAAAATAA
- a CDS encoding NAD(P)/FAD-dependent oxidoreductase translates to MVQTDICIIGAGPVGLFAVFEAGLLKLRCHLVDALPQVGGQLSEIYPQKPIYDIPGYPEVKAQELVDNLMDQIEPFNPTFTLGERLDQVEKTATGFYLKTSDGTEIDCKAVVIAGGLGCFEPRKPPLKEIADFEGKGVSYMVKDPEQFRDKNVILAGGGDSALDWTIELSKIAKKITLVHRNETFRGAPDSAEKVFELAKEGKINLLLKSNLASLSGNGHLESVKIKGADKSEMELEADYLVPLFGLSPKLGPIADWGLAIHKNQIEVNTEDYSTNVPGIYAIGDINTYKGKLKLILCGFHEAALMAQSAFKHIYPDKHLSFKYTTVNGIESF, encoded by the coding sequence ATGGTACAAACTGACATTTGCATAATCGGAGCAGGCCCTGTTGGCCTATTTGCTGTATTTGAAGCTGGATTATTAAAGTTACGTTGTCATTTAGTGGATGCACTACCACAAGTAGGAGGACAGCTTTCTGAAATTTATCCTCAAAAACCTATCTATGATATTCCAGGCTATCCTGAAGTGAAAGCACAAGAATTAGTAGATAATCTGATGGATCAAATAGAACCTTTCAATCCTACTTTTACATTAGGAGAAAGATTAGATCAAGTTGAAAAAACAGCAACTGGCTTTTATTTGAAAACCTCAGACGGGACTGAAATCGATTGTAAAGCAGTAGTGATTGCGGGAGGACTAGGTTGTTTTGAACCACGTAAACCACCTTTGAAAGAAATAGCTGACTTTGAAGGAAAAGGTGTTTCGTACATGGTGAAAGATCCTGAGCAATTCAGAGACAAAAACGTAATCTTAGCGGGTGGAGGTGACTCTGCCTTAGATTGGACTATTGAGCTTTCTAAAATTGCTAAAAAAATCACTTTGGTTCATAGAAATGAGACTTTTAGAGGTGCACCTGATTCCGCTGAAAAAGTATTTGAATTAGCCAAAGAAGGTAAAATTAATCTACTATTAAAAAGTAATTTAGCTTCTTTATCAGGAAATGGTCATCTAGAATCAGTTAAGATTAAAGGTGCAGATAAATCTGAAATGGAATTAGAAGCGGATTACTTAGTGCCATTATTTGGATTGAGTCCGAAATTAGGTCCTATAGCGGATTGGGGCTTAGCTATTCATAAAAACCAAATAGAGGTAAATACTGAGGATTATTCAACTAATGTTCCTGGTATTTATGCAATTGGAGATATCAATACGTATAAAGGTAAATTAAAACTAATCCTTTGTGGCTTTCATGAAGCAGCTCTAATGGCTCAGTCAGCATTTAAACATATCTATCCAGATAAGCACTTAAGTTTTAAATACACTACCGTAAACGGTATCGAATCATTTTAA
- a CDS encoding 2Fe-2S iron-sulfur cluster-binding protein translates to MSDIKIKVQDYSGEVKELEAPTDMGLSLMEFLKANEYPILATCGGMALCATCHVKVEEGMDALNEPGDQEMDQLDILPNAEFNSRLACQLRLHPDMDGLSIRLAADEDQE, encoded by the coding sequence ATGAGTGATATAAAAATTAAAGTTCAGGATTATTCAGGTGAAGTAAAAGAACTTGAAGCACCTACTGATATGGGTTTAAGTTTAATGGAATTCCTGAAAGCGAATGAATATCCAATTTTAGCTACTTGTGGAGGCATGGCATTATGTGCTACCTGTCATGTAAAAGTAGAGGAGGGAATGGATGCTTTAAATGAGCCCGGAGATCAAGAAATGGATCAGTTGGATATATTGCCTAATGCTGAATTTAATAGTCGTTTAGCTTGTCAATTGCGATTACATCCTGATATGGATGGTTTATCTATACGCCTAGCTGCCGATGAAGATCAAGAATAA
- a CDS encoding NAD-dependent epimerase/dehydratase family protein, which produces MTEIDKTKPVLVTGATGYVAGWLVKKLLDEGITVHAAVRNPDNKEKIRHLDEIAKDSKGSINYFKADLLEDGSYAEAMKGCELVYHTASPFTSKFKNPQKDLIDPAVKGTENVLEQANKTESVKRVVVTSSCAAIYTDAIDCKKAPNGVLTEDVWNTTASIQHQPYSYSKVLAEKKAWEINEQQDQWDLVTINPSLVLGPALNAQSITSESYNILKQIGDGTLKQGVPNVGIGLVDVRDVADAHYQAGFKPKASGRYITSAHNTNFLELANNLQPKYGDDYPIPNKALPKWLLMLIGPLMSKTTTRRFLKNNLNIPFKADNSKIKNELEIQFRPMQETMEDSFEVLIKAGMV; this is translated from the coding sequence ATGACTGAAATTGATAAAACAAAACCTGTATTAGTGACAGGCGCTACAGGCTATGTTGCCGGATGGTTAGTTAAAAAATTACTGGATGAAGGTATAACCGTACATGCTGCAGTTAGAAACCCTGATAATAAGGAGAAAATCAGACATCTAGACGAAATCGCCAAGGATTCAAAAGGATCGATAAATTATTTTAAAGCCGATTTATTAGAAGATGGCTCTTATGCTGAAGCTATGAAGGGTTGTGAATTAGTTTATCATACGGCTTCTCCATTTACATCAAAATTTAAAAACCCACAAAAAGATTTGATTGATCCAGCAGTAAAAGGAACAGAAAATGTGCTGGAACAAGCTAATAAAACAGAAAGTGTAAAAAGAGTGGTGGTAACCAGCAGTTGTGCCGCTATTTATACAGATGCAATAGATTGTAAAAAAGCACCAAATGGAGTTTTAACCGAAGATGTATGGAATACCACTGCATCTATCCAACATCAACCGTATTCTTATTCAAAAGTCCTAGCCGAAAAGAAAGCCTGGGAAATTAATGAGCAACAAGATCAATGGGATCTAGTAACGATTAATCCTTCCTTAGTTTTAGGGCCAGCATTAAATGCACAATCTATTACTTCGGAAAGTTATAACATATTAAAACAAATAGGAGACGGGACCTTGAAACAGGGAGTTCCTAATGTTGGGATTGGTCTAGTGGATGTTAGAGATGTTGCAGACGCACATTATCAAGCAGGCTTTAAACCAAAGGCCTCAGGTAGATATATAACTTCTGCACACAATACTAATTTTCTTGAATTAGCGAATAATTTACAACCAAAATATGGAGATGATTATCCCATTCCGAATAAGGCATTACCAAAATGGTTATTAATGCTTATTGGACCTTTAATGTCAAAAACGACTACTCGTAGGTTCTTGAAAAATAATCTTAATATTCCATTTAAAGCTGATAATTCTAAAATTAAAAATGAATTAGAAATCCAATTTAGACCCATGCAAGAAACAATGGAAGATTCATTTGAGGTACTTATTAAAGCAGGAATGGTATAA
- a CDS encoding DUF5916 domain-containing protein translates to MKYFLILSVILLSFSSYSQEVDSIFRKNINIPRVTDAPKIDGLLDDEAWEEAPIAADFVERNPNNGRSIPDSLSTEVKIIYDDLGIYFGAKMKDPEPHKIATELTERDDIGADDFFFILLNGYNDRQQSMQFIVTAAGVQYDAKMTNGQEDNSWDAVWYSEVSITEEGWVAEVFIPYFILRFPKKQIQEWGLNMEREVFRTRTRYSWNHVDNKKGAFSLYDGEIHGIKNIDTPTRLSFQPYVSAYANNYDGKTNYNFNGGLDLKYGISDAFTLDMILIPDFGQARFDNNVLNLSAFEVQFAEQRPFFTEGTELFSKGDLFYSRRIGGRPSSEVEAGDNEELEFQPDKVDLINASKVSGRTESGLGIGVFNAVTNEAFASVRNIETNELRSEKVEPYTNYNITVLDQRYGDNSSVSVVNTNVTRLGDFRDANATGLYINHTNKANTWNYSASTEGSWVFENNETVFGTEIQARANKISGEHRMSGQIDLRTLDYNINDLGFSTNTNYVRYIGYYGYRYLQPKGNLNNMFLNFNLFHFRRLEPDLFSHVTFNFNSSFTTKDFFNFGGGFELRPFENNDFYEPRVNGRYVEFPGYHDQWVWMNTDFRKAFAFDGFVDWYNFFEEGRSTLVSSLNPRYRFSNKFSLRYGLFVNESFKEQGFVDMDEEEIIFGQRDRVTLENSIGGNYIFNNKISLNLIFRHYYSSALYSKLYSLENDGALSEEIERENIYDVTFNTWNLDLNFSWWFAPGSQITILYRNALDSYLEESGQSFNENFDYLFSHPQMNSLSIRLSYFLDYNRIRNAFSNSDNRLSNRPKKMSIGS, encoded by the coding sequence ATGAAGTATTTTCTAATACTAAGCGTAATTCTATTAAGTTTTAGTAGCTATTCTCAAGAGGTAGATTCTATATTCAGAAAGAATATCAATATCCCTAGAGTTACTGATGCTCCAAAAATTGATGGATTATTAGACGATGAAGCTTGGGAAGAAGCACCAATTGCTGCTGATTTTGTAGAACGAAACCCCAATAATGGAAGATCAATCCCCGATAGTCTTTCCACTGAAGTAAAGATTATATATGATGATTTGGGCATCTATTTTGGTGCAAAAATGAAGGATCCAGAGCCTCATAAAATTGCAACTGAATTAACGGAAAGAGATGATATAGGTGCAGATGACTTCTTTTTTATCCTTCTTAACGGATACAATGACCGACAGCAAAGTATGCAATTTATAGTAACTGCTGCGGGCGTTCAGTATGATGCAAAAATGACCAATGGACAAGAAGATAACTCTTGGGATGCAGTTTGGTATAGTGAGGTGAGTATAACTGAAGAGGGATGGGTGGCAGAAGTATTTATACCGTATTTTATTTTGAGATTTCCTAAGAAACAAATTCAAGAATGGGGCTTAAATATGGAAAGGGAAGTATTTAGAACTCGAACGCGATACAGTTGGAACCATGTCGATAATAAAAAAGGAGCATTTTCTTTATATGATGGAGAAATTCACGGCATTAAAAATATTGATACACCTACCCGCTTATCTTTCCAGCCCTATGTTTCTGCTTATGCCAATAATTATGATGGCAAGACCAATTATAATTTCAATGGGGGCTTAGATTTAAAATATGGAATTTCAGATGCATTTACTCTTGATATGATTCTTATCCCTGACTTTGGTCAAGCACGATTTGACAATAATGTATTAAACTTATCCGCATTTGAAGTACAATTTGCTGAACAAAGGCCATTTTTCACGGAAGGTACCGAGCTATTCTCCAAAGGAGATTTATTCTATTCTAGGCGTATTGGAGGTAGACCTTCTTCTGAAGTTGAGGCAGGTGACAATGAAGAGTTAGAATTTCAGCCCGATAAGGTTGATTTAATCAATGCTAGTAAAGTTTCAGGCAGAACAGAAAGTGGATTGGGAATTGGCGTTTTCAATGCCGTTACCAACGAAGCTTTTGCAAGTGTCAGAAATATAGAAACGAATGAGCTGAGATCGGAGAAAGTTGAGCCCTACACTAATTATAATATAACCGTTTTGGATCAAAGATATGGAGATAATAGTTCGGTATCTGTTGTGAATACCAATGTCACCAGGTTGGGAGATTTTAGAGATGCGAATGCTACAGGATTGTATATTAATCATACAAATAAAGCCAATACTTGGAATTATAGCGCCAGCACTGAAGGGAGTTGGGTATTTGAAAATAATGAAACTGTTTTTGGAACCGAAATTCAGGCGAGGGCGAATAAAATAAGTGGCGAGCACCGAATGTCTGGTCAAATAGATTTAAGAACCTTAGATTATAATATTAATGATTTGGGATTTTCTACCAATACTAATTACGTAAGATATATTGGGTATTATGGCTATCGTTATTTACAGCCAAAAGGAAATCTGAATAATATGTTTCTAAACTTTAACCTTTTCCATTTTAGAAGACTAGAACCAGATTTATTTAGTCATGTGACCTTTAATTTTAATTCTAGTTTCACTACGAAAGACTTCTTTAATTTTGGAGGAGGTTTTGAGCTTAGGCCTTTTGAAAACAATGATTTTTACGAACCTAGAGTTAATGGTCGTTATGTAGAGTTCCCGGGTTATCATGATCAATGGGTGTGGATGAATACAGATTTTAGGAAAGCTTTTGCTTTTGATGGTTTTGTAGATTGGTACAATTTCTTTGAGGAAGGAAGAAGTACATTGGTGAGTAGTTTAAATCCAAGATATCGTTTTTCGAATAAATTCAGTTTACGTTATGGCCTATTCGTAAATGAATCATTTAAAGAGCAAGGTTTTGTGGATATGGATGAGGAAGAGATCATATTTGGACAAAGGGATAGAGTGACATTAGAAAATTCGATTGGAGGTAATTACATTTTTAATAATAAAATCTCACTTAATCTCATATTCAGACATTATTATTCATCTGCTTTATACTCTAAATTATATAGTTTGGAAAATGATGGGGCACTATCGGAAGAAATAGAAAGAGAAAATATATATGATGTTACCTTTAATACCTGGAATCTGGATTTAAACTTTTCATGGTGGTTTGCACCAGGTAGTCAAATTACTATCCTTTATAGAAATGCTTTAGACAGCTATCTTGAAGAAAGTGGTCAGAGTTTTAATGAAAATTTTGATTACCTATTCAGTCATCCCCAAATGAATAGCCTTTCAATTCGGTTAAGTTACTTTCTTGATTATAATAGAATTAGAAATGCGTTCTCTAATAGTGATAATAGGCTGAGTAATAGGCCTAAGAAGATGAGTATAGGTTCATAA
- a CDS encoding MarR family winged helix-turn-helix transcriptional regulator, giving the protein MQEAEKYSRYSFLLDKTAKRVKQYAKQRFRELGWTITIDQWAVLKQLHDKGEVNQRELATNTFKDHPTMTRIIDLLKDKGLIERKPHPADRRSFMIALTNDGNKLVNECLPEVQNIRMKAWENLSEKDFKEFKRILESIYENLS; this is encoded by the coding sequence ATGCAAGAAGCTGAAAAATATAGTCGTTATTCCTTTTTACTTGATAAAACTGCAAAAAGGGTAAAGCAATACGCCAAGCAACGCTTTCGAGAATTAGGCTGGACTATTACCATTGATCAATGGGCAGTTTTAAAACAATTGCACGATAAAGGTGAAGTAAACCAAAGGGAATTGGCAACTAATACTTTTAAAGATCATCCTACCATGACTCGAATTATAGATCTTTTAAAAGATAAAGGTTTGATAGAGAGGAAACCACATCCAGCTGATAGAAGAAGCTTTATGATTGCTTTAACAAATGATGGGAATAAATTGGTAAACGAATGTTTACCAGAAGTACAGAACATAAGGATGAAGGCTTGGGAGAATCTTTCAGAAAAAGACTTTAAAGAATTCAAGCGTATATTGGAAAGTATATATGAAAACCTTTCTTAA
- a CDS encoding PAS domain S-box protein: protein MTNKILNILSILLVGASLVMSFLEIEMRYLILGALSVALIFLIINFFTFVRVSKIIKKWSGDFYWLNKVLHQFDKKMKDFQELKANVSYAFAAINNIGEKQFLNEIKNINSEAIKFDLEKAHNKILKLRKTEEENAWINEGIAQIASIKNSDNNISEYSFQILKTVISYLNLNQGQFFIKKTDEEGDYFELSATYAFDRRKYFKKKIRKGQGLLGQLFYDKELLYFTEIPEDYIQIKSGLGDALPRSICLIPFISDDKIYGAMEVASFQNLDKNDFEYLEKIAARIGFNLTSISNQANTERMLKESQELTQEMRAQEEELRQNMEELEATQNQMNSKQKEINAVLSALSTVELDLDGRVNSANEVFMSITGYKDEQIVGKPYRNLIPQHGNDPIQYEIMWNSILEGRTFSGEFRIVNAEGNEIWMAGNFTPILNENNEPYKVMVISLFTTQDKEKLIEFQEIVAVFKNCFPIAEVYPDFRFKTANDLFLKELGIKRLELRKTLLSDFIKNGVHDKVKKQLEAEKTSPENIELLLELQDGNKKSFNSSIQKIGVNDKERALLILQRSN from the coding sequence ATGACCAATAAAATTCTAAATATTTTATCCATACTGCTTGTAGGAGCTAGTTTGGTGATGTCATTTTTAGAGATAGAGATGAGATACTTAATTTTGGGGGCTTTATCTGTAGCTTTAATTTTTTTGATTATTAATTTTTTCACTTTTGTAAGAGTATCAAAAATTATTAAAAAGTGGAGTGGAGATTTTTACTGGTTAAATAAAGTCCTTCATCAATTTGATAAAAAGATGAAGGATTTTCAAGAATTAAAGGCAAATGTTAGCTATGCCTTTGCTGCAATAAATAATATAGGAGAGAAACAATTCTTGAATGAAATCAAAAATATTAATTCTGAGGCAATAAAATTTGATTTAGAAAAGGCACATAATAAAATATTGAAGCTCCGAAAGACAGAAGAGGAAAATGCATGGATAAATGAAGGTATTGCTCAAATTGCATCAATTAAAAACAGTGATAACAATATATCAGAATATTCTTTTCAAATTTTAAAGACCGTAATTTCTTATTTGAATTTAAATCAGGGTCAGTTTTTCATTAAAAAAACGGATGAGGAGGGTGATTATTTTGAATTGTCAGCAACATACGCCTTTGATCGCAGAAAATACTTTAAAAAGAAAATAAGAAAAGGACAGGGATTATTAGGTCAGCTATTTTACGATAAAGAATTACTCTATTTTACAGAGATACCTGAGGACTATATTCAAATTAAATCGGGTTTAGGAGATGCTTTGCCAAGGAGTATATGTTTGATTCCGTTTATTTCAGATGATAAGATATACGGAGCGATGGAAGTGGCATCTTTTCAAAATTTAGATAAAAACGATTTTGAATACCTAGAAAAAATTGCAGCAAGAATAGGTTTTAATCTCACATCTATTTCTAATCAGGCGAATACTGAGCGTATGTTAAAGGAATCTCAAGAGTTAACTCAAGAAATGAGGGCACAAGAGGAAGAGCTTAGACAGAATATGGAAGAATTGGAAGCTACTCAGAATCAAATGAATTCAAAGCAGAAGGAGATTAATGCTGTATTATCAGCCTTATCAACTGTAGAGTTGGATTTAGATGGGAGAGTAAATAGTGCTAATGAAGTATTCATGAGCATTACGGGATATAAAGATGAACAAATAGTTGGTAAGCCATATAGAAATTTAATTCCCCAGCACGGTAATGATCCTATCCAATATGAAATTATGTGGAATAGTATCTTAGAAGGTAGAACTTTTTCCGGAGAATTTAGAATTGTAAATGCTGAAGGAAACGAAATATGGATGGCTGGAAACTTCACACCTATTTTGAATGAAAATAATGAGCCTTATAAAGTAATGGTGATTTCATTATTTACGACCCAAGACAAGGAAAAGCTTATTGAATTTCAGGAAATAGTGGCTGTATTTAAAAATTGTTTCCCAATTGCAGAAGTATATCCAGACTTCAGGTTTAAAACAGCTAATGATTTATTCTTAAAAGAATTAGGAATAAAAAGACTTGAGTTGAGAAAAACACTCTTATCTGACTTTATTAAAAATGGGGTGCATGATAAAGTAAAAAAACAGCTAGAGGCGGAAAAAACTAGTCCTGAAAATATTGAGTTACTTTTAGAATTACAGGATGGCAATAAAAAGTCATTTAATTCTTCAATTCAAAAAATAGGTGTAAACGATAAAGAGAGAGCTTTATTAATACTTCAAAGATCTAATTAA